The Microplitis demolitor isolate Queensland-Clemson2020A chromosome 8, iyMicDemo2.1a, whole genome shotgun sequence genome has a segment encoding these proteins:
- the LOC103576400 gene encoding cytosolic carboxypeptidase-like protein 5 isoform X2, translating to MATTEQDITVADFIFYNNFDSANLAKVEQVNTQNAKDQDASETVVNKSCKISDDQQPEYEFNVWTKHDCHGTEFQNNNRTWFYFGIKSPVQNVSVKLNVVNLNRQSKMFSQGMCPVFKVIPGHPHWERIRDKPTYTMDQKGSEFTLSFIIRTPENLKAIIYVAFTYPFTYSDLQHYLNKIDARISKQNLSNPDAIYYHRECAIKSLEGRRLEVLTVSSYHNIWGERENNLKGLYPEPDEQRSFKFRGKRTVFVSARVHPGETPSSFVFNGFLNFLLNLDDPIAIILRRIYVFKLIPMLNPDGVARGHYRMDTRGVNLNRVYLNPSYKNHPTIFAARSLIRYYHNFYEEIIEPNTFEETSLELDKEGMEIVNAMTMDKNKCLEQLATDCESPDKEIGLIKSDKQASSESQNKLPTTERTENASSKNSSTASNPPRSSEHSGLFLYVDLHGHASKKGIFMYGNYFDDPDDTIMCMLLPKLMSINNSNFHFTSCNFTEKNMYLIDKRDGMSREGSGRVAVYKMTGLVRSYTLECNYNSGRLVNTIPARIRDLAFKPPGHMFVPPKYTPTVFEEVGAALGPSILDLTNSNPNSRLSNSQYRSLRGVKSYLKLTYVNNLTTTINKPRSKHQSIHDNIGLLKDTTCFEDIITTMGSLPSEEASNNTQKNETSSPAKSRIVHRTSSLYSTVKRIKSGKRSARQLATTNHHHGLV from the exons ATGGCAACCACGGAGCAGGATATTACAGTTgctgattttatattttacaataacttTGATTCAGCAAACTTAGCTAAAGTTGAGCAAGTCAACACACAAAATGCTAAAGATcaag ATGCTAGTGAAACAGTTGTAAATAAGTCGTGTAAAATTTCTGATGATCAACAACCAGAATATGAATTTAACGTCTGGACCAAACATGACTGTCATGGAACAGAATTTCAGAATAATAATCGAACATGGTTTTATTTTGGTATTAAATCACCTGTTCAAAATGTTTCGGTTAAGCTCAATGTGGTCAATCTTAATAGACAGTCAAAGATGTTTAGCCAAGGAATGTGTCCAGTTTTTAAAGTCATTCCAGGCCATCCTCATTGGGAAAGGATACGGGATAAACCGACTTACAct ATGGACCAAAAAGGAAGTGAAtttacattatcatttataattcgGACTCCAGAAAATCTTAAAGCCATTATTTATGTTGCATTCACATATCCATTTACTTACTCTGATCTTCaacattatttaaacaaaattgaCGCACGAATATCGaaacaaaatttgtcaaaTCCAGATGCAATATATTATCATCGAGAGTGTGCTATTAAATCATTAGAAGGTCGTCGTCTTGAAGTATTAACCGTTAGCTCTTATCACAATATTTGGGGGGAgagggaaaataatttaaagggcTTATATCCAGAGCCTGATGAACAAAGATCATTTAAATTTCGTGGTAAAAGAACTGTGTTTGTGAGTGCACGAGTTCATCCAGGTGAAACACCGTCCAGCTTTGTGTTcaatggatttttaaattttttacttaatttagaTGATCCAATAGCTATTATATTACGCCGTATTTATGTGTTCAAATTAATACCTATGCTTAATCCTGATGGTGTTGCTCGAGGTCACTATCGTATGGATACACGTGGTGTCAATCTTAACAGGGTATATCTTAATCCTTCATACAAAAATCATCCTACTATTTTTGCCGCAAGAAGTCTCATcag gtattatcataatttttatgaagaaaTAATAGAACCCAACACATTTGAAGAGACTTCATTGGAATTAGATAAGGAGGGAATGGAAATTGTTAATGCAATGActatggataaaaataaatgtcttGAGCAACTAGCCACCGATTGTGAAAGTCCAGACAAAGAGATCGGGCTGATAAAATCTG ATAAACAAGCTTCTAGTGAATCTCAGAATAAACTACCAACAACAGAACGGACTGAAAATGCAAGCAGTAAAAATTCCTCCACTGCCAGTAATCCTCCACGAAGTTCAGAACATTCAGGCTTATTTTTGTATGTTGATCTTCATGGACATGCTTCCAAGAAAGGCATCTTTATGTACGGCAATTACTTTGATGATCCTGATGACACAATAATGTGCATGTTGTTACCAAAATTAATGTCCATCAATAATTCTAATTTTCACTTTACATCGTGTAatttcacagaaaaaaatatgtatcttat tGATAAAAGAGATGGAATGTCTCGTGAAGGATCAGGAAGAGTTGCTGTTTATAAAATGACAGGTTTAGTGCGTAGTTATACTTTGGAATGTAATTACAATTCTGGTCGATTGGTTAATACAATACCTGCGAGAATACGTGACCTCGCATTTAAACCACCGGGACACATGTTTGTGCCTCCAAAATATACACCAACTGTGTTCGAAGAA gTTGGAGCAGCACTAGGTCCGTCAATACTCGACCTAACAAATAGTAATCCTAATAGTCGTTTGTCAAACAGTCAGTATCGATCATTAAGAGGAGTTAAATCTTATTTAAAGTTGACTTATGTTAATAATCTTACGACTACGATCAACAAACCACGATCGAAG CATCAATCAATTCATGACAATATTGGTCTACTGAAGGACACAACATGTTTCGAGGACATTATAACAACAATGGGTAGTTTACCATCGGAAGAAGCATCAAATAATACTCAAAAGAATGAAACAAGCAGCCCAGCGAAATCACGTATTGTTCACCGAACATCATCACTCTACAGTACTGTGAAACGAATTAAAAGTGGAAAGCGAAGTGCTCGTCAATTGGCAACAACAAATC aTCATCACGGCTTGGTGTGA
- the LOC103576399 gene encoding uncharacterized protein LOC103576399 — MGTRGVIQWSMTFIGLLVVFIIPANGISCYQCNSTNSSRPFQCSEFLSSDTDLQATPCSDVYGAKYCVKHVGRFEVLGIKCYQCSTEEDWKCGDHALTVEAMVPKSCDYVDNAQHCLTTVGRYGGGVGTKRMCSSVDYGNTCNFDLAQPGDTLTYRTCVYTCSTDGCNPATTNLPNIITIAALTLGIIYLFRR, encoded by the exons ATGGGTACCAGGGGCGTTATCCAATGGTCCATGACTTTTATTGGCCTACTTGTTGTTTTCATTATACCAG cTAATGGAATTTCATGTTACCAATGTAATAGTACAAATAGTTCACGTCCTTTTCAATGTAGCGAGTTTTTATCAAGTGATACTGATTTACAAGCAACCCCATGTAGTGATGTTTATGGAGCTAAATATTGTGTAAAACATGTTGGAAGATTTGAgg tACTGGGAATCAAGTGCTATCAGTGTTCGACGGAAGAAGACTGGAAATGCGGTGATCATGCTTTAACGGTGGAGGCAATGGTACCTAAAAGCTGTGATTATGTTGATAATGCCCAGCATTGTCTCACAACCGTTGGGCGATATGGAG gtGGTGTTGGAACAAAACGTATGTGTTCGTCAGTTGATTACGGAAATACCTGCAACTTTGATCTGGCTCAACCCGGCGACACATTAACTTATCGCACCTGTGTGTACACATGCTCTACTGATGGATGTAATCCAGCAACAACGAACTTAccaaatataataacaattgcTGCTTTAACTTtaggaataatttatctttttcgAAGATGA
- the LOC103576400 gene encoding cytosolic carboxypeptidase-like protein 5 isoform X1 — MATTEQDITVADFIFYNNFDSANLAKVEQVNTQNAKDQDASETVVNKSCKISDDQQPEYEFNVWTKHDCHGTEFQNNNRTWFYFGIKSPVQNVSVKLNVVNLNRQSKMFSQGMCPVFKVIPGHPHWERIRDKPTYTMDQKGSEFTLSFIIRTPENLKAIIYVAFTYPFTYSDLQHYLNKIDARISKQNLSNPDAIYYHRECAIKSLEGRRLEVLTVSSYHNIWGERENNLKGLYPEPDEQRSFKFRGKRTVFVSARVHPGETPSSFVFNGFLNFLLNLDDPIAIILRRIYVFKLIPMLNPDGVARGHYRMDTRGVNLNRVYLNPSYKNHPTIFAARSLIRYYHNFYEEIIEPNTFEETSLELDKEGMEIVNAMTMDKNKCLEQLATDCESPDKEIGLIKSDKQASSESQNKLPTTERTENASSKNSSTASNPPRSSEHSGLFLYVDLHGHASKKGIFMYGNYFDDPDDTIMCMLLPKLMSINNSNFHFTSCNFTEKNMYLIDKRDGMSREGSGRVAVYKMTGLVRSYTLECNYNSGRLVNTIPARIRDLAFKPPGHMFVPPKYTPTVFEEVGAALGPSILDLTNSNPNSRLSNSQYRSLRGVKSYLKLTYVNNLTTTINKPRSKHQSIHDNIGLLKDTTCFEDIITTMGSLPSEEASNNTQKNETSSPAKSRIVHRTSSLYSTVKRIKSGKRSARQLATTNRKSLKNQRRIMNNVENGQTIFKIRSSRLGVKATMLKSSAGRRHLPEKSHLQKIINKHPSGKTTMEIIAEQTTSVIKTGTKRLKVLQNLLKTRPEIGESSKSVALPPASSSSSSPSSTGENSTSKTKRVGFTRDKRIKGTFPRLRKTEQIKPRKSFSTKLVTKI; from the exons ATGGCAACCACGGAGCAGGATATTACAGTTgctgattttatattttacaataacttTGATTCAGCAAACTTAGCTAAAGTTGAGCAAGTCAACACACAAAATGCTAAAGATcaag ATGCTAGTGAAACAGTTGTAAATAAGTCGTGTAAAATTTCTGATGATCAACAACCAGAATATGAATTTAACGTCTGGACCAAACATGACTGTCATGGAACAGAATTTCAGAATAATAATCGAACATGGTTTTATTTTGGTATTAAATCACCTGTTCAAAATGTTTCGGTTAAGCTCAATGTGGTCAATCTTAATAGACAGTCAAAGATGTTTAGCCAAGGAATGTGTCCAGTTTTTAAAGTCATTCCAGGCCATCCTCATTGGGAAAGGATACGGGATAAACCGACTTACAct ATGGACCAAAAAGGAAGTGAAtttacattatcatttataattcgGACTCCAGAAAATCTTAAAGCCATTATTTATGTTGCATTCACATATCCATTTACTTACTCTGATCTTCaacattatttaaacaaaattgaCGCACGAATATCGaaacaaaatttgtcaaaTCCAGATGCAATATATTATCATCGAGAGTGTGCTATTAAATCATTAGAAGGTCGTCGTCTTGAAGTATTAACCGTTAGCTCTTATCACAATATTTGGGGGGAgagggaaaataatttaaagggcTTATATCCAGAGCCTGATGAACAAAGATCATTTAAATTTCGTGGTAAAAGAACTGTGTTTGTGAGTGCACGAGTTCATCCAGGTGAAACACCGTCCAGCTTTGTGTTcaatggatttttaaattttttacttaatttagaTGATCCAATAGCTATTATATTACGCCGTATTTATGTGTTCAAATTAATACCTATGCTTAATCCTGATGGTGTTGCTCGAGGTCACTATCGTATGGATACACGTGGTGTCAATCTTAACAGGGTATATCTTAATCCTTCATACAAAAATCATCCTACTATTTTTGCCGCAAGAAGTCTCATcag gtattatcataatttttatgaagaaaTAATAGAACCCAACACATTTGAAGAGACTTCATTGGAATTAGATAAGGAGGGAATGGAAATTGTTAATGCAATGActatggataaaaataaatgtcttGAGCAACTAGCCACCGATTGTGAAAGTCCAGACAAAGAGATCGGGCTGATAAAATCTG ATAAACAAGCTTCTAGTGAATCTCAGAATAAACTACCAACAACAGAACGGACTGAAAATGCAAGCAGTAAAAATTCCTCCACTGCCAGTAATCCTCCACGAAGTTCAGAACATTCAGGCTTATTTTTGTATGTTGATCTTCATGGACATGCTTCCAAGAAAGGCATCTTTATGTACGGCAATTACTTTGATGATCCTGATGACACAATAATGTGCATGTTGTTACCAAAATTAATGTCCATCAATAATTCTAATTTTCACTTTACATCGTGTAatttcacagaaaaaaatatgtatcttat tGATAAAAGAGATGGAATGTCTCGTGAAGGATCAGGAAGAGTTGCTGTTTATAAAATGACAGGTTTAGTGCGTAGTTATACTTTGGAATGTAATTACAATTCTGGTCGATTGGTTAATACAATACCTGCGAGAATACGTGACCTCGCATTTAAACCACCGGGACACATGTTTGTGCCTCCAAAATATACACCAACTGTGTTCGAAGAA gTTGGAGCAGCACTAGGTCCGTCAATACTCGACCTAACAAATAGTAATCCTAATAGTCGTTTGTCAAACAGTCAGTATCGATCATTAAGAGGAGTTAAATCTTATTTAAAGTTGACTTATGTTAATAATCTTACGACTACGATCAACAAACCACGATCGAAG CATCAATCAATTCATGACAATATTGGTCTACTGAAGGACACAACATGTTTCGAGGACATTATAACAACAATGGGTAGTTTACCATCGGAAGAAGCATCAAATAATACTCAAAAGAATGAAACAAGCAGCCCAGCGAAATCACGTATTGTTCACCGAACATCATCACTCTACAGTACTGTGAAACGAATTAAAAGTGGAAAGCGAAGTGCTCGTCAATTGGCAACAACAAATCGTAAGTCTCTGAAGAATCAACGTCGAATAATGAATAATGTCGAAAATGGTCagacgatttttaaaatcagaTCATCACGGCTTGGTGTGAAGGCTACGATGCTTAAATCATCTGCTGGACGTCGTCATCTGCCAGAGAAAAGTCATCTTCAGAAAATCATCAACAAGCATCCCAGTGGCAAGACAACTATGGAAATAATTGCTGAGCAAACCACATCAGTAATTAAAACTGGAACTAAACGACTCAAAGtactacaaaatttattaaaaactcgACCAGAAATTGGGGAATCCTCTAAATCAGTGGCTTTACCACCagcgtcatcatcatcatcgtcaccATCATCAACCGGTGAGAACTCAACATCTAAAACAAAAAGAGTTGGCTTTACTCGTGATAAGCGAATTAAAGGAACGTTCCCGCGATTAAGAAAAACGGAACAAATTAAACCACGCAAATCGTTTTCTACTAAACTTGTTACTAAAATCTAG